A stretch of Halichondria panicea chromosome 1, odHalPani1.1, whole genome shotgun sequence DNA encodes these proteins:
- the LOC135349007 gene encoding uncharacterized protein LOC135349007, with protein sequence MKLFKVILTCFLAGFSTAQYLVSVERPCPIETVTFTCTAVGDSLRWVLSDVTDIDILSTLDLNVPQMRSGYTVTLIAANDTTLTSTLSRTAENGITVSCVDPPTTTIGSSMIQLVDMPGSPSTIRHSTLSSSANKVNVSVQWDPPTETGGRDDLTYTVTVSPPIQLSATILTSTSVTVTAQYNVDSTVSVVATNCAGNSTTAEYSFRIGGCPVLTNPTNGTFGPVSSRLPGSIVTIQCDAGYVTMVTCDGTLLWSPNSETILCGQLTQHIPTTSLLMPRCTAQLYPPQNGTIISNHSVPAIPGTQVTFQCDNGLFPERIMTATCLATGEWDKNPGEIVCTAQSPTLFTGADIGIAVSVSVIVTAALFTIIGFLIGLLVMYLRCRKKTVFSPVAEGKTNVRPTTPVGPVYEEVSPKEEIELNINQAYGPVGL encoded by the exons ATGAAGCTCTTTAAAGTTATCCTGACTTGCTttctggctggcttcagcactg CCCAATATTTAGTGAGTGTtgagagaccatgtccaataGAAACAGTCACTTTTACCTGCACTGCTGTTGGAGATTCTTTGAGATGGGTACTGTCAGATGTTACTGACATCGATATCCTCTCCACCTTGGATCTCAATGTACCACAAATGCGATCAGGTTACACTGTGACACTGATTGCAGCCAATGACACCACATTAACATCTACTCTGTCAAgaacagcagagaatgggatcactgtgtcctgtgtggACCCGCCTACAACAACTATAGGATCTTCAATGATCCAATTGGTTG ATATGCCAGGATCACCTTCCACCATAAGACACTCCACTCTGAGCAGCTCAGCCAATAAAGTCAATGTATCTGTACAGTGGGACCCACCTACTGAaactggtggtagagatgacctcacctacacagtgaccgTCTCACCTCCGATCCAGCTCTCTGCTACCatcctcacatccacctctgtcactgtgactgctcaatacaatgtagactccactgtcagtgttgtggctaccaactgtgctgggaacagtacgACTGCTGAGTACAGTTTTAGGATTG GTGGCTGTCCTGTGTTGACAAACCCCACAAATGGAACATTTGGACCAGTTTCCAGCAGATTGCCAGGATCTATAgtaaccatccagtgtgatGCTGGGTATGTAACGATGGTGACATGTGACGGTACACTATTGTGGAGTCCGAACTCTGAAACTATTCTGTGTGGTCAACTAACCCAACATATTCCAACAACTT CTCTTCTAATGCCGAGATGCACAGCACAACTGTACCCACCACAGAACGGTACCATCATCAGTAATCATTCAGTACCAGCTATTCCCGGTACACAAGTCACCTTTCAGTGTGATAATGGACTGTTCCCTGAGAGGATAATGACTGCCACCTGTCTGGCTACAGGAGAGTGGGATAAAAACCCGGGAGAGATCGTCTGTACAG CTCAATCCCCAACTCTATTCACTGGTGCTGATATTGGTATTGCTGTTTCCGTTAGCGTGATTGTCACAGCAGCTCTGTTCACGATCATTGGATTCCTCATtggactcctagtgatgtACCTTCGCTGTCGTAAGAAGACAGTGTTCTCCCCGGTAGCAGAAGGAAAAACTAACGTAAGACCCACTACACcagttggtcctgtttatgaagaggtgtcacccaaagaggagattgaactaaacattaaccaggcgtatggaccagtaggacTGTAA